The Fulvivirga ligni genome window below encodes:
- the gntA gene encoding guanitoxin biosynthesis heme-dependent pre-guanitoxin N-hydroxylase GntA, producing the protein MSVSKLKPKTMNAQSIIKQHIADDNFPCLMGKSTLKSDTLKIVDYQYFNNVESTRKLYQDLLAFTRSVKGNSKKFYSFIASFSLEKIRSEKEFEKVMWQQLQLLNSVDNYSWDGTVSDNPEDNNFSFSVGGKAFYIVGMHPKSSRLSRQCPIPAMVFNLHYQFENLKASGKYQVMKHKIRDNDAKIQGDLNPMLEDFGADSEAKQYSGRAVDNQWKCPFLNQSRV; encoded by the coding sequence ATTAGCGTCTCAAAATTAAAACCTAAAACAATGAACGCTCAATCAATAATAAAACAGCATATAGCAGATGATAACTTTCCTTGTTTAATGGGAAAATCGACTTTGAAATCCGATACGCTTAAAATCGTAGATTATCAATATTTCAACAATGTAGAATCTACCAGGAAACTATATCAAGATCTTCTTGCTTTCACCAGAAGTGTCAAAGGTAATTCCAAAAAGTTTTACAGTTTTATTGCTTCTTTTTCATTGGAAAAGATAAGATCTGAAAAGGAGTTCGAAAAAGTAATGTGGCAACAGCTTCAACTGCTAAATAGTGTAGATAACTACTCGTGGGATGGTACTGTGAGCGATAATCCGGAGGACAACAATTTTAGCTTTAGCGTAGGGGGGAAGGCTTTTTATATCGTGGGAATGCACCCTAAAAGCTCAAGACTTTCAAGACAATGCCCCATACCAGCCATGGTTTTTAATCTACATTATCAATTTGAAAACTTAAAGGCATCAGGAAAATACCAGGTGATGAAGCATAAAATCCGTGACAATGATGCGAAAATTCAGGGAGACTTAAATCCGATGTTAGAAGATTTTGGCGCTGATAGTGAGGCTAAGCAGTATAGTGGAAGAGCTGTAGATAATCAATGGAAATGTCCTTTTTTAAATCAAAGTAGAGTTTAA
- a CDS encoding DUF1989 domain-containing protein, with protein sequence MIHIIQKQSGEAFTIKKGQYLKVIDPTGEQVSDMVLFNANDKRETISSGKSLDFEETLLLTKGNKLWSNRSNVMASIIEDTNGRNDFLLAPCSPETFEIMYKHEGYHPSCFENLYTHLAKYDIGPDDIPTAFNIFMNVQFAPDGRIQVCPPTSKSGDYVIFKAEMDLIVGLTACSAEDSNNGSFKPIHFEVLNQFS encoded by the coding sequence ATGATACATATTATTCAAAAGCAAAGTGGAGAAGCTTTCACCATTAAAAAGGGTCAATACCTAAAAGTTATTGACCCAACTGGGGAGCAGGTGAGTGACATGGTGCTCTTTAATGCTAATGATAAAAGAGAGACAATATCTTCTGGCAAATCTCTCGATTTTGAGGAAACACTCTTACTCACCAAAGGAAATAAACTGTGGAGCAATAGATCTAACGTTATGGCCAGTATCATTGAGGATACTAACGGTAGAAATGATTTTTTACTCGCCCCGTGTAGTCCTGAAACTTTTGAGATCATGTATAAGCATGAAGGGTATCACCCTAGTTGCTTTGAAAACCTTTATACTCACCTAGCGAAGTATGATATCGGCCCAGATGATATACCTACGGCATTTAATATTTTTATGAATGTACAATTTGCACCAGATGGAAGAATACAAGTTTGTCCACCTACCAGTAAATCGGGTGACTATGTGATATTTAAGGCTGAAATGGATTTGATAGTAGGGCTAACCGCTTGCTCGGCCGAGGATAGCAATAACGGAAGTTTTAAACCTATTCATTTTGAGGTGCTAAACCAATTCAGTTGA
- a CDS encoding zinc-dependent alcohol dehydrogenase encodes MKALCWHGKNDVRIDTVPDPIIEDPDDVIIKVTSTAICGSDLHLLGGLVPTMQEGDILGHEFMGEIVELGKNVTKFKKGDRVVVPFTISCGHCTYCEQDEYSLCDNSNPKPELAKENMGHAMAGLFGYSHMTGGFSGGQAEYVRVPYSSVGPIKVPEELGDEKVLFLSDIFPTGYMAALNADIKNGDVVAVWGCGPVGQFTIKSAWMMGASRVIAIDSVPERLELARSFGKAETINTTNATEVYDLLMEMTSGKGPDCCIDSVGAEAHGTGRLEVIKDDIKDLARIDGDHPYVLEQIIKCCKKGGNVSIPGVYIDKVEIPFGAAMNKGLTFKMGQTHVQAFLEPLLNKIKSEEIDPSAIITHRLKLDDAPEAYKTFRDKKDKCIKVVMTP; translated from the coding sequence ATGAAAGCACTATGTTGGCACGGGAAAAATGACGTGCGTATTGATACAGTTCCTGATCCTATTATTGAAGATCCGGATGATGTAATAATCAAGGTTACCTCCACCGCTATTTGCGGCTCTGATCTTCACTTATTAGGAGGTTTGGTTCCCACTATGCAGGAGGGAGACATTCTAGGACATGAGTTTATGGGAGAGATTGTCGAGTTAGGAAAGAATGTGACCAAATTTAAGAAAGGTGATCGAGTAGTGGTGCCATTTACTATATCCTGTGGTCATTGTACTTACTGTGAGCAGGATGAATACTCGTTATGTGATAATAGCAATCCAAAACCAGAGCTAGCCAAGGAGAATATGGGACATGCCATGGCTGGTTTATTTGGCTACTCTCATATGACAGGTGGCTTTTCGGGAGGTCAGGCCGAATATGTGCGAGTTCCTTATAGCAGTGTTGGTCCCATTAAAGTACCTGAGGAGTTAGGTGATGAGAAAGTGCTCTTTCTTTCCGATATTTTTCCGACAGGTTATATGGCAGCGCTTAATGCAGACATTAAAAATGGTGATGTAGTTGCGGTTTGGGGCTGTGGTCCAGTGGGGCAATTCACTATTAAAAGCGCATGGATGATGGGAGCCTCTAGGGTAATAGCCATTGATTCCGTTCCTGAGCGGCTAGAGTTAGCTAGGTCTTTCGGAAAGGCTGAAACTATTAATACTACCAATGCAACAGAAGTATATGATTTACTTATGGAAATGACATCTGGTAAAGGTCCTGACTGTTGTATTGACTCGGTAGGAGCGGAAGCTCACGGGACAGGTAGATTAGAAGTGATTAAGGATGATATTAAAGATTTGGCAAGAATTGATGGTGATCACCCTTATGTTTTAGAACAAATCATCAAATGTTGTAAGAAGGGTGGTAATGTTTCAATACCAGGAGTGTACATCGATAAAGTGGAAATACCTTTTGGAGCGGCTATGAATAAAGGACTCACTTTTAAAATGGGGCAGACCCATGTGCAAGCATTTCTTGAGCCATTGTTAAACAAAATCAAGAGTGAAGAAATTGATCCATCGGCTATTATCACACATAGATTGAAACTGGATGATGCTCCTGAGGCATATAAAACATTCAGAGATAAGAAGGATAAATGCATTAAGGTGGTAATGACTCCTTAA